From the genome of Elusimicrobiota bacterium, one region includes:
- a CDS encoding extracellular solute-binding protein produces KKLTIDANGDKTVDQYGCMIDFWGSRVYPWIWQNNGELFTPDLKKSVVDSPAGIEALQFLVDLQKKYKVTPQTLPNEYKNNVEMFTIGKVGMLISGAWDIQNLKPIKSFKWDIAPLPMNKRKATILGTENYAISSTTKYPEEAWLFYKYLLSAEAQKIMADKLEKQPSLMTVAQYFESIDTGYNRKVLTGALEYAIQPPNLPQWQELSHFWQDELDLIWVGKKGVKAGLTDAAKNINARLAEK; encoded by the coding sequence AAAAAAACTTACTATAGATGCTAACGGTGATAAAACAGTTGACCAGTACGGGTGTATGATTGACTTCTGGGGTTCACGTGTCTATCCCTGGATTTGGCAGAATAACGGCGAGTTGTTTACGCCGGATCTCAAAAAAAGTGTTGTGGATTCCCCTGCGGGGATTGAAGCATTACAGTTTTTGGTTGACCTCCAGAAGAAGTATAAGGTTACTCCGCAAACACTGCCAAATGAGTATAAGAACAATGTTGAGATGTTTACTATCGGGAAAGTTGGGATGCTGATCTCGGGAGCGTGGGATATCCAAAACCTTAAACCTATAAAGAGTTTTAAGTGGGACATCGCGCCGTTACCCATGAATAAACGTAAGGCAACGATTCTTGGGACTGAGAATTACGCAATTTCTTCAACCACAAAGTATCCTGAGGAAGCGTGGTTATTCTATAAATATCTCTTAAGCGCGGAAGCACAGAAGATTATGGCGGATAAGCTTGAGAAACAACCGTCCTTAATGACAGTAGCGCAGTATTTTGAATCTATAGATACCGGGTATAACCGTAAAGTTCTTACCGGCGCGTTGGAGTATGCAATTCAACCTCCGAACTTACCGCAATGGCAGGAGCTTAGTCATTTTTGGCAGGATGAGCTTGATCTTATATGGGTAGGGAAAAAAGGCGTGAAAGCCGGGCTCACGGATGCTGCAAAAAATATTAATGCACGCCTCGCAGAGAAATAG
- a CDS encoding N-6 DNA methylase gives MEKEQKKIDIIFKNTETKHGLRLFEKNKITSLNVYDKNEKPYLKCLGSDKERPAKPEEIVRQLFVKQLTEDYGYPKERIKIEQDVWFGSGVFDKRADIIVLHKDLQHPYIIIEVKKPNRKDGIEQLKSYCNAEGSPIGVWSNGSEIVILHREEPNVFTNISAIPTVDQSLQDVIKELWTIEKLTQENKLVKEKLSLKSIILDLEDLVLANAGVDAFEEVFKLVYAKLYDEWAAKSVRNRNNRILFRIYGESPTELYDKINTLFKEAQNKWTGVFSPMDKIELTPNHLKTCVSFLQDIKLFNSNLQVIDEAFEYLVTQVSKGAKGQYFTPRHVIDMAVKMLNPHEIEKVIDTAAGSCGFTVHTIFWVWGDKFKVDGPTREQAEYASEMVYGIDFDARAVKIAKALNLIAGDGKSNVYKLNSLDSSSWDEEGKSAFRPMLTRFPDIREKDEDNQRNYKYFDFDVLLTNPPFAGNIKEKQILKNYLLAERKGKTVPKMGRDILFIERNLNFLKPGGRMAIVLPQGRLNNTNDEYIRKFIMRKARILAVVGLHGNTFKPHTGTKTSVLFLQKYTEEELNRILAVQNKYEKKWQFFLSEIKELANTEKLDPEKLPEDLIAFLNNYYGNYEEESQEVNEDDENNDGVPKIVTAEELQDDINNLEEEIESLQNEIKSLSKEGKKELSKKLKAYQKSLNEKGYTLNLKTLTGRLGIVLNDEKDLEEFHQYWLQDKSAKELSYPIFMATSQKSGKDNSGEYVYKKNDIGEPMLDEHGHLVLDHDLDFITEKFIEFAKKQKFKFWEDKYVYRYVMPIKMVTSRDIKVKEYGEK, from the coding sequence ATGGAAAAAGAACAAAAAAAGATTGATATTATTTTCAAAAATACGGAAACTAAACACGGGTTAAGGCTGTTTGAGAAAAACAAGATTACATCGCTTAATGTTTATGATAAAAACGAGAAACCTTACCTAAAATGTTTGGGTTCTGACAAAGAACGTCCGGCAAAACCTGAAGAAATTGTCCGTCAATTGTTCGTCAAACAACTAACGGAAGATTATGGGTATCCAAAGGAACGTATCAAAATTGAACAAGACGTTTGGTTTGGTTCCGGGGTTTTCGATAAACGTGCCGATATTATCGTATTACATAAAGATCTTCAACATCCTTACATCATTATTGAAGTTAAAAAGCCAAACCGTAAAGACGGGATAGAACAACTGAAATCGTACTGCAACGCAGAAGGTTCGCCAATAGGAGTTTGGTCAAACGGTTCTGAAATAGTTATTCTTCATCGTGAAGAACCAAATGTTTTTACTAATATATCGGCAATTCCTACGGTAGATCAGTCTTTGCAAGACGTTATCAAAGAATTGTGGACTATAGAAAAGCTTACTCAAGAAAATAAGTTGGTTAAAGAAAAGCTATCATTGAAAAGTATTATTCTTGATCTTGAAGATTTAGTATTAGCAAACGCCGGGGTTGACGCGTTTGAAGAAGTGTTCAAACTAGTGTACGCAAAACTTTATGACGAATGGGCAGCGAAAAGTGTTAGAAATCGGAATAACAGGATACTTTTCAGGATTTATGGCGAATCTCCGACAGAATTGTATGATAAAATTAATACCCTTTTTAAAGAAGCGCAAAATAAGTGGACTGGCGTGTTTAGTCCCATGGATAAGATAGAGTTGACTCCGAACCATTTAAAAACGTGTGTTTCGTTCTTGCAGGATATAAAACTGTTTAATTCCAATCTACAAGTGATTGACGAAGCTTTTGAGTATCTTGTTACACAAGTGTCAAAAGGCGCGAAAGGGCAGTATTTTACTCCCCGGCACGTGATTGATATGGCAGTAAAGATGTTAAATCCACATGAAATTGAAAAAGTTATTGATACCGCCGCAGGTTCTTGCGGGTTTACGGTACATACAATATTTTGGGTTTGGGGTGACAAGTTTAAGGTAGATGGACCGACCCGCGAGCAAGCGGAGTACGCTTCCGAGATGGTATACGGTATTGATTTTGATGCTCGCGCGGTAAAAATTGCCAAAGCGTTGAACCTTATAGCTGGCGATGGTAAGAGTAATGTATATAAACTAAACTCGCTGGATTCTTCGTCATGGGATGAAGAAGGGAAATCGGCGTTTCGTCCTATGCTGACGCGTTTCCCGGATATAAGAGAAAAAGATGAGGATAACCAACGGAATTATAAATATTTCGATTTCGACGTTCTTCTCACAAATCCGCCGTTTGCGGGGAATATTAAAGAAAAACAAATCCTGAAAAATTATTTGTTAGCCGAAAGAAAGGGTAAAACTGTACCCAAAATGGGGCGGGATATCCTTTTTATTGAACGTAACCTTAACTTTTTAAAACCTGGTGGGAGAATGGCGATTGTTTTACCGCAGGGTCGGTTAAATAATACGAATGACGAGTATATCCGCAAGTTCATCATGCGGAAAGCGCGGATACTTGCTGTAGTTGGTTTGCATGGAAACACTTTTAAGCCGCATACTGGAACGAAAACGAGCGTGTTGTTCCTACAGAAATATACCGAGGAAGAACTTAATAGAATTTTAGCTGTTCAAAATAAGTACGAGAAAAAGTGGCAGTTTTTTTTGTCTGAAATTAAAGAATTGGCAAATACTGAAAAGCTTGACCCTGAAAAACTGCCAGAAGATTTGATAGCTTTCTTAAACAATTACTACGGTAATTATGAAGAAGAAAGTCAGGAAGTGAATGAAGATGATGAGAATAATGACGGGGTTCCGAAAATTGTTACCGCAGAGGAATTGCAGGATGATATCAATAACTTAGAAGAAGAAATTGAATCATTACAAAACGAGATAAAGAGTTTAAGTAAAGAGGGTAAGAAAGAGTTAAGCAAAAAACTTAAAGCTTATCAGAAAAGCCTGAACGAAAAGGGATATACGCTTAATCTTAAAACACTTACTGGACGGTTGGGAATAGTACTAAATGACGAGAAGGATCTGGAAGAATTTCATCAGTACTGGTTACAGGATAAAAGCGCGAAGGAGTTGTCGTATCCTATTTTTATGGCAACTTCGCAGAAGTCGGGGAAAGATAATTCCGGGGAGTATGTGTACAAAAAGAACGATATTGGTGAACCAATGCTTGACGAACACGGGCATTTAGTATTAGATCACGACTTAGACTTTATTACAGAGAAGTTTATTGAG